One genomic region from Panthera tigris isolate Pti1 chromosome D1, P.tigris_Pti1_mat1.1, whole genome shotgun sequence encodes:
- the PANX3 gene encoding pannexin-3, whose amino-acid sequence MSLAHTAAEYMLSDALLPDRRGPRLKGLHLELPLDRMVKFIAVGFPLLLMSLAFAQEFSSESACQIKKTGGALEASPGRLSADSPLGPHSSTPNSRLPPSCVLIPGPPIRCFSPSNFSIRQAAYVDGSCWDSLIHHEQDELGQNKMKSLWPHKALPYSLLALAVVMYLPVLLWQYAAQPALSSDLLFIISELDKSYNRSIRLVQHMLKIRQKSSDPHVFWDELEKARKERYFEFPLLERYLACKQRSHCLVATYLLRNSLLLLFTSAIYLYLGHFHLDVFFQEEFSCSIKTGLLSDETHVPHLITCRLTSLSILQIVSLSSLTIYTLLVPVIIYNLTRLCRWDKRLLSIYEMLPAFDLLSRKMLGCPINDLNVILLFLRANISELNSFSWLSVLCVLKDTTTQKHNIDTVVDFMTLLAGLEPTKPKHLTQRVCDENP is encoded by the exons ATGTCACTCGCACACACAGCTGCAGAGTACATGCTATCAGATGCCCTGCTGCCCGACCGTAGGGGACCCCGCCTCAAAGGACTGCACCTGGAACTTCCCCTGGACCGCATGGTCAAGTTCATAGCTGTGGGCTTCCCCTTGTTGCTGATGTCCCTAGCATTTGCCCAGGAGTTCTCTTCCG AAAGTGCCTGCCAGATAAAAAAAACTGGTGGAGCTCTGGAGGCATCCCCTGGAAGGCTCTCAGCTGATAGTCCTCTGGGTCCCCATTCCTCCACTCCCAACTCCAGGCTGCCTCCAAGCTGTGTTCTTATTCCAGGGCCCCCCATCCGATGCTTCTCTCCCAGTAACTTCAGCATCCGGCAGGCCGCCTACGTGGACGGTTCCTGCTGGGACTCACTTATTCACCACGAACAGGATGAGCTTGGCCAGAACAAGATGAAATCCCTGTGGCCTCATAAG GCCCTGCCCTACTCCCTGCTGGCCTTGGCTGTGGTCATGTACCTGCCTGTTCTGCTGTGGCAGTATGCAGCCCAGCCGGCCCTCAGCTCGGATCTGCTCTTCATCATCAGCGAACTGGACAAATCCTACAATCGTTCCATCCGCCTGGTGCAGCACATGTTGAAGATCCGGCAGAAAAGCTCAGACCCCCATGTTTTCTGGGATGAGCTGGAAAA GGCTCGGAAAGAACGATACTTTGAATTCCCCTTGCTAGAGCGGTACCTGGCCTGTAAGCAGCGCTCACATTGCCTGGTGGCCACCTACCTCCTGAGGAActccctcctgctcctcttcACCTCAGCCATCTACCTGTACCTTGGCCACttccacctggatgtcttcttccaAGAGGAATTCAGCTGTTCCATCAAGACAGGCCTCCTAAGTGATGAGACTCACGTGCCCCACCTGATCACATGCAGGCTGACCTCTCTGTCCATTTTGCAAATTGTTAGTCTCTCCAGTTTAACAATATACACCCTATTGGTTCCAGTGATAATATACAACCTCACACGACTATGTCGGTGGGACAAACGGCTCCTATCCATCTATGAGATGCTGCCAGCTTTCGATCTCCTCAGCAGAAAGATGCTGGGATGCCCCATCAATGATCTCAATGTGATCCTCCTTTTCCTCCGAGCCAACATCTCTGAACTCAACTcgtttagttggttgagtgtcttatGTGTTTTGAAGGACACGACCACCCAGAAGCACAACATTGACACAGTGGTCGATTTCATGACATTATTGGCTGGCTTAGAACCCACAAAACCTAAACATCTCACCCAAAGGGTGTGTGATGAAAACCCCTAG
- the TBRG1 gene encoding transforming growth factor beta regulator 1, with amino-acid sequence MSLLGGPASSPRAPLQSSKARMKKLPKKSQNEKYRLKYLRLRKAAKATVFENAAICDEIARLEEKFLKAKEERRYLLKKLLQLQALTESEVQAAAPSHSSTVPLTYGVAGSVGAIQGAGPISGPSAGAEEPFGKKSKKEKKEKGKENNKLEVLKKTSKKKKMEGGARKLVQPIALDPSGRPVFPIGLGGLTVYSLGEIITDRPGFHDESAIYPVGYCSTRIYASMKCPDQKCLYTCQIKDGGTQPQFEIVPEDDPQNAIVTSSADACHAELLKTISITMGKLMPNLLPSGADFFGFSHPTIHNLIQSCPGARKCINYQWVKFDIWKPGDGQPPQGPPEDDASISFEAFQRQAFDEDRTDPILQGSLDLPELQPTAFVSSYQPMFLTHEPLVDTHLQHLKSLSQCSPTQSSD; translated from the exons ATGAGCCTGCTGGGCGGCCCGGCCTCCTCGCCGCGGGCCCCGCTGCAGTCCAGCAAGGCCAGGATGAAAAAGCTCCCGAAGAAGAGCCAGAACGAGAAGTACCGGCTCAAGTACCTGCGGCTGCGCAAAGCGGCCAAAGCCACCGTGTTT gaaaatgcTGCTATTTGTGATGAAATTGCTCGTCTTGAGGAAAAATTTcttaaagcaaaagaagaaagacg GTATTTGCTAAAGAAGCTCCTCCAGCTTCAGGCCCTAACTGAAAGCGAGGTACAGGCCGCAGCACCTTCCCACAGCTCCACTGTGCCCCTAACTTACGGCGTGGCCGGCTCTGTGGGAGCCATACAGGGAGCTGGGCCCATCTCTGGGCCCAGCGCTGGGGCTGAGGAACCGTTTGGGAAGAAatccaagaaggagaaaaaagaaaaaggcaaagagaacaaCAAACTGGAAG TTCTGAAGAAAacatccaagaaaaagaaaatggagggagGTGCTCGCAAGCTGGTTCAGCCCATTGCCCTGGATCCCTCAGGACGGCCTGTGTTCCCCATCGGACTGGGGGGTCTAACAGTATATAGCCTGGGGGAG ATCATCACCGACCGACCTGGCTTCCATGATGAGAGTGCCATCTACCCTGTTGGCTACTGCAGTACTCGGATATATGCCAGCATGAAGTGCCCAGACCAGAAGTGTCTGTATACCTGTCAGATCAAGGATGGTGGCACGCAACCCCAG TTTGAAATTGTTCCCGAAGATGACCCCCAGAATGCCATTGTCACCTCTTCTGCAGATGCCTGTCATGCAGAGCTGCTCAAGACCATAAGTATTACTAT GGGGAAACTAATGCCCAACCTGCTTCCATCTGGAGCTGACTTTTTTGGGTTTTCTCACCCAACTATTCACAACCTGATCCAGAGTTGTCCAGGAGCTCGAAAATGTATCAA TTACCAGTGGGTGAAGTTTGATATATGGAAACCTGGAGATGGGCAGCCGCCCCAGGGACCGCCAGAGGATGATGCAAGTATAAGCTTTGAAGCCTTTCAGAGACAGGCCTTTGATGAAGATCGTACTGATCCCATTCTGCAAG GATCCTTGGACCTTCCAGAGCTTCAGCCCACGGCCTTCGTGTCTTCTTACCAACCCATGTTCCTGACGCATGAACCCCTGGTAGACACTCACCTACAGCACCTGAAGTCTCTGTCCCAGTGTAGCCCAACTCAGTCTTCAGATTGA